Proteins encoded in a region of the Salminus brasiliensis chromosome 2, fSalBra1.hap2, whole genome shotgun sequence genome:
- the gnsa gene encoding N-acetylglucosamine-6-sulfatase — translation MGEGTRGASVRSCLSPFPFHTQHPFSPEPLRAQRRGAQPPNMRSARVCLRSVALLRLSVMCVTLLSNSAAEENLDRNLDKNLDKNLDRSLYRRPNIVLILTDDLDSSMGGMIPLNKTRKLIGEAGITFTNTFVASPLCCPSRASILTGKYPHNHHVINNTLEGNCSSQAWQKSQEPDTFPALLQKYGYYQTFFAGKYLNEYGNKQAGGVEHVPPGWDYWFALERNSKYYNYTLSVNGKAQRHGQNYSEDYLTDVLANVSIDFLQYKSNYRPFFMMVSTPAPHSPWTAAPQYEGQFSNLKAPRDPNFNIHGKDKHWLIRQAKTPMSNSSVEFLDNAYRRRWRTLLSVDDLVEKVVKKLEVRGELENTYVIFTSDNGYHTGQFSLPLDKRQLYEFDIRVPLLVRGPNIKPNQTSSLLVANIDLGPTVVDMAGYDVNKTQMDGMSFLPIMTGKANSSTWRSDFLVEYEGEGHNVSDPACPILGPGVSECFPDCVCEDAYNNTYACVRTVSPAANLQYCEFDDNEVFVEVYNLTADPFQLTNIAKTIDQEVLEKMNHRLMMLQSCSGQSCRTPGVYDSRFKFDPRLMFGSLSPHISRLRQTLK, via the exons ATGGGTGAGGGGACCAGAGGAGCGAGTGTGAGGAGCTGTCTGAGCCCTTTCCCCTTCCACACACAGCACCCCTTCAGTCCAGAGCCCCTCAGAGCTCAGCGGCGAGGAGCTCAGCCTCCAAACATGAGGTCGGCCCGGGTGTGTCTGCGCTCAGTAGCCTTATTGCGGCTGTCTGTGATGTGCGTCACTTTGCTGAGTAACTCGGCCGCCGAGGAGAACCTGGACAGGAACCTGGACAAGAACCTGGACAAGAACCTGGACAGGAGCCTGTACCGCAGACCCAACATTGTCCTGATCCTCACAGATGACCTGGACTCCTCGATGGGCGGCATG ATCCCCTTAAACAAAACCAGGAAGCTGATCGGCGAGGCTGGAATCACCTTCACCAACACG TTTGTTGCCAGTCCCCTGTGCTGCCCAAGCAGAGCCAGCATACTGACCGGCAAATATCCCCACAATCACCATGTGATCAATAACACGCTGGAGGGAAACTGCAGCAGTCAGGCCTGGCAGAAGAGCCAGGAGCCCGACACCTTCCCAGCACTGCTGCAGAAATACGGCTACTACCAGACCTTTTTCGCTGGGAAGTATCTCAACGAG TATGGTAACAAACAGGCTGGTGGAGTGGAGCATGTTCCCCCAGGCTGGGACTACTGGTTTGCACTG GAGAGAAACTCCAAGTACTACAACTACACCTTATCTGTGAATGGCAAAGCACAGAGGCATGGGCAGAACTACAGCGAGGACTACCTTACCGATGTTTTG GCCAACGTCTCCATAGACTTCCTTCAATACAAGTCCAACTACAGACCATTCTTCATGATGGTGTCTACACCCGCCCCTCACTCTCCCTGGACGGCTGCCCCTCAATACGAGGGACAGTTTTCCAACCTCAAAGCCCCGAGAGATCCCAACTTTAACATCCATGGGAAG GACAAACACTGGCTAATCCGGCAAGCCAAAACTCCGATGTCGAACTCTTCTGTAGAATTCCTGGACAATGCTTACAGAAGGAG GTGGCGTACTCTCCTGTCTGTTGATGACCTGGTGGAGAAGGTGGTGAAGAAGCTGGAAGTTCGAGGAGAGCTCGAGAACACCTACGTGATTTTCACTTCTGACAATGGCTACCATACag GCCAGTTCTCTCTGCCCCTGGACAAGAGGCAGCTTTACGAGTTTGACATCAGGGTCCCTCTGCTGGTACGAGGACCCAACATCAAGCCCAACCAAACCAGCTCG TTACTCGTGGCTAATATAGATTTGGGGCCAACTGTCGTGGACATGGCAGGATATGACGTCAACAAGACCCAGATGGATGGGATGTCCTTTCTGCCAATTATG actgGGAAAGCCAACAGCAGCACATGGAGGTCTGATTTTCTGGTGGAGTATGAGGGAGAGGGACACAACGTCTCAGACCCAGCCTGCCCCATCCTGGGTCCAGGAGTCTCA gAGTGTTTTCCcgattgtgtgtgtgaagacGCCTATAACAACACCTACGCCTGTGTTCGCACAGTGTCTCCAGCTGCCAACCTCCAGTACTGCGAGTTCGATGATAATGAG GTGTTTGTGGAGGTCTACAACCTGACAGCAGACCCCTTCCAGCTCACAAACATCGCCAAGACCATCGACCAGGAAGTCCTTGAGAAGATGAACCATCGTCTGATGATGCTGCAGTCGTGCTCAGGACAGTCCTGCAGAACTCCAGGAGTCTACGACTCACG